Part of the Polyodon spathula isolate WHYD16114869_AA chromosome 18, ASM1765450v1, whole genome shotgun sequence genome, GAATCTCCCAAATAATGGACTCCTAAAAAGAGAAATGTGGTTTTTTCTATGTAATATTCAGAACGgtgaatattaatatttatttatttatttacacaagaTTGCAGTTGTATTTCAACTGATAGTTCGTTTCAACTTAAATGCATGCTGAATTGCAAAAGTGCACAATAATTATAATATGTAGATTGTTATATTGCCTGATAAAATAACCAGTGTTGCCATACAAATTGACTAGAAATAACATTATTAAGTTGGTGTTTTcttaaagtaacattttaaaaggtgtttgcCCTCAGTCATGGATTGTTCAGTAAATCTGTGTTCAATGTTTCAGCCTTCAGCAGAGAAGGAGTTTATGCATTTCATACCTGATTCCGAGGAACCAGTAAAGCCACTGCAGCAGGCAAGACCCACTGTGATTCGCTGGGCAGGAGGTGGGAAGGAGGTGTATATTGCAGGGTCATTCAACAATTGGGCCACTAAGATCCCACTCAACAAAAGGCATGTCCatatagtactgttttttttttttttttcttctagagcTTTTAAAATCTGATTTCTTGGAATTTCATGTTGTTCACAGTTCCTCAGATCTTTAATTGAAAACCATTGTAAGTGCAACTTCATTTCATGTAATTTGACAAGTTGCACTGTTATCTTGCCTCCCTTCAAGAACCTTCTTTTTACTGCAATTAATGGCTTCCTTACACTTAATTCTGGAAGATACACAAATGCCTGACATATCTTTTGTATTCAGCCATTCAACTTTATTGTGACAAAAACAAACCGCCTGAGACCATGTTGTGTTTAATGGCAGAGATAGCACAAATTAAAGCAAATATTTCTAATATAAATTGGACTAGGATTACTTCCCCAATGATCTAGCTACTTAGATGCCTTTGTGTAAGTGGATATCCTGTTAAATATGTCAGAGTTGGCtggtttaatatttcattttttaactaGATTTTAAACATTGATTATAAATGCATTACTTGTACTTATCTGCAAAgctgtttttctctctttttaaaattttctgaTGGTtagtataatattattttttatttttttcagccataattttgttaaacaaacatcAAGTAGTTAAACTACTTGTGAAGCTGGATTGGCTGTGGATTAGTAGATCATTGCTTTGAAACATATGTTTATAAGACTAAATCTTAAGTGAGTCAAAATGCCTTGGACTAAGACAGCTTATTCACTTTGAAACCAGAGTgcaatatataagaaataaaaacttgaaactAAATGTTTCTGTCGCTCTGCAACAGCAACAAGATCTAAGGTGTTataaccaaggctttcaaatctGATTTCCTCCCTTAATAGAATTAGCAACATCATCAGTGGTCCACTTATCTTTGTCCTGAAGGTCTTTTTGTTCTTTGGTTGATGTGTCAGACTGTGCTACATTGTCTTCCAGAACAATGTAAGGAATTGCTCAAGCCAAAAAAATGAAGCAACGGCCTTTAAATTGTGCTCATAGACTTtgagtttttctgtttttagccGTATTAGTACAGTGTTCCTATTTGTGTTCTGTCTGCAGCCACAATGACTTTGTTGCAATCCTTGACCTGCCAGAGGGCGAGCACCAGTACAAGTTCTTTGTGGATGGGCAGTGGGTGTACGACACCTCGGAGGTAACGCACAGGGGCTCGGTCTCACAAGAGCCAAACACAGTGAACACTTTGATTCTGAACCACTGTTGTGTTCCACTACAATCCAGTCGTGTGTATGACTAGGTTATTTCTTATTGTTTCATTTTAGCCAGTGGTTACCAGCCAGATGGGAACTATTAACAACCTGATCCAGGTGAAGAAGTCTGATTTCGAAGTATTTGATGCCCTGAATGTAGATTCTCTTGAGTGCTCCGATTCGTCAGGTAAATTCAGGACCGATTACACAATAATTGAAGTATTCATGGTGAGGGACGGTACAGTTGGCATTGCTAACTGTTCTCTGTTTGTGTCCAGACCTGTCCAGCTCTCCCCCAGGCCCCTATGGCCAGGAGGTCTACTCATTTCGACCTGAAGAGCGCTTTAAGTCTCCACCCATTTTACCTCCTCACCTGCTGCAGGTTATCTTGAACAAGGACACCAATATTTCAGTGAGTAACCTTTTTTATCTAATGTTTATTCTACCTTGggttcatttaaaaagaaaagaaaaggacatTCTACTCTGAAAATATCTTGAATGTTAGAATTCAAAATATCAGAAGATCCAAAAATTAAACATTGCAACTGACTATGTAGACGTACAGTATATTTACATGGTGTTTTAATGGGAGTGAGTAGGCAAAGAAATCCTTAAATTGCATTGCTATGACTTTTTTAAGTAATCAAAAAGAATTATTAAAAATTGAATGGGGTTTAAGTAGTTTTAATGATCTCCTACCTTGGGCGATTTTTAATTATCGAAACCACAGCAGGCCTTAAAATGGACCCATATGTTTACTATCAGTATAATTATAAATTGGtgttattatttttcagtgtgaCCCTGCCTTGTTGCCTGAGCCAAACCACGTGATGCTAAATCATCTCTATGCACTTTCTATTAAAGTAAGTTGTACCTCTAAAAGAAATCGCTTGAGTAAGCCTTGTAGTCCATGTAGTGCACAACAACCCTACCTTATTTGTAGCATAGTATTCACAATAACATAGCCTATTAAGCTCAGGCTGAAGTGTTTATTATACAGTTCACGtactgtaaatgttgttttgtattctttCAGGACGGTGTGATGGTGCTGAGTGCTACTCACCGGTACAAAAAGAAATACGTCACTTCTTTACTTTACAAGCCCATCTGATCTCAACTCCAGTAGTTTATTGTCTCAGCGTGTTCATCCTCTTGTATCACTTTTGTCTGCTGAGGTTGCACTGCAGCTGGTTTACAATAGGGATATGAGGCCTGCATCAACTCATAGGTGGTCATATTTTGGAAGATTGACAGCACAGTAAAACGTTAAATCTACAAAACCCTGTTAAATTGTCTTGTTAAAATTTGACATTTACATCATCTAAACCAGGGGTCTTCAACCCTGGTCCGGGAGAGCCCCTATCCATCTGGTTTCATAGATctagaacacctgttaatcttgactaattaagccagtaattagttcagttaagtaactgagagattggttgaaacgaaaaccagcagccacagtagttctccaggaccagggttggagacccttgaTCTAAACTTTCAATACATGTACACTGGACCATGCAGTAGTGTGTAAATTTATTATAACACCTgaatatttgtcattttatatcttttatatatatacctACTTGCATGAAAACCTCTTGAATGTGAGAATTAAAAATGTCGGTCAGTAATCAGCGATATAGAAACAGTAGGCTAtcgtgtggtaatgttataccactttatgctttaattaggcaaTTTAAATGgtttctaaaaagtctcatgctaTGTGCTCCATTTCtcatacaattaattaattaattacttaattgcatgtgtggcctattaaagtaatCTTAAAGACTTAAATTAgacactaatttgcctattttgacaaagtttcaagattttcagttacagtggttagatttaatatgcacaacaaatcaatgTGGTGTTCTAATAAACTTGCACACTACTATATATACAAAcaagttattttcatttactttgcAGTTATTTTGTGGATTAGTATACTGAATtcatctaaaatgtatttataacaagGGAAGATACATATCTGTTTTGCATAACATTGTAGCCAAAAGTCACTACACACAGATGGTACCATGGCAAGCTGAGAACATATGACAATTATTGGTAATCAGTGCCAATCAGCAATGTATTTGTATCTCCTTATTGTTCATTTGGGAGGCCTGAAAGTTCAAATcaactgaaaaatatatacaagcAGCACAATGTTTTACAATCTTAAATGGAAAGTAAGATTTAAAGACAATAATGTTTGCTCAAccaaatatatatcttttttttttttacaatatggcaattgcaaatatatttatttggcaTGAATCATGACATTGTTATGAGATTTGTGAAGGGTGCGTGCAGGCCTCACGTTGCCTTCTTTCTCAGAATGCTGCAAGCACATTACCTGTGCATTTGTGAATGCTGTGAATATGAATGTTAAGATATAAGCTTTAAACTATGCAGTTGAAAAATCCTGTactcttattattttaaagagtaaTGGGTCCTCATTAACTTTAATTGCAGTGGTGGCTATGATATATTTATGTGTTGACTTATTAGAAACatacttatatttatataaaagatACTCTAGTGTTATGCTGGAAAGAACATGTTCATTGTACACAATCCCCCAAACTCttcttttttaattactgcaACAGGTTATGGAAATCTCTGTACAAAGTATGACTAAAGTGAAACCTAGAAAACTTTactagcattaaaaaaaaaaaaaacttaaactaaaataataaagcattaaaaacaaatccatttcAAGATTAGTAATATTTAAAGACACAATTCCTATACTGCCAGTAGTGTTTTACAGAGTTTAGAAGGGCTCATGATATAATTAGGAATTGAAAATGGTATTTTACACATACCATCCATATTGTGCCTTTCCAATGTGATATGAagtattctgatttatttttcaaaatgattggCTTCCAAAAATAGCTTTAGAAAAGCTTAACTTTATCCATTGTTTGCTGGTTTGTTGGACAGCAGGCTTAACAGTTACAACAATGTATCTTCTAAGCTGATAATGGTGTAGCATGCTCAATTAAATTGGGGCATTGCTGGATCAATATTCAGCAGTTCAAAAAGATCAGTATTAATTTTCTGAACATGTTctcgtttatttttattttagcctaaAGGTATAGAAATGTGTattgtaaccagagctgacattctaccgaggtcaagctatagctggcagtgtttatatgactacttggtatttattattcaacctccaaatctatgatacatggcaaaccaacagagaaaattaaggggTCTTTTGCACTTtatcagaatttttacatgagcatcagcattgatgatgcaaaaaacaaAGAGGACACGACCTTAGTgacctcatagctagttacggccatgaTTGTCACTGAAAGTTATGTCACTGCAAATAACAAGAACCAAGCATTTAAAAGTATGTCATTTACTAGTAACAGCACATTCAGACAGTTAAATGAACAAGTATGTGAAACCACAGGTGTGAAGTATAATGTACTGACATACACAGAACCTTTATTTTGTTCTAAAGATAATTACATTGTGACTTTTAGTGTATACACCaaggtgtctgtgtttgtttagaAGAAA contains:
- the LOC121330680 gene encoding 5'-AMP-activated protein kinase subunit beta-2-like, producing MGNTSSDRVSGDRHGAKSHRGDGVSSIQTVKEQEPSKIMVDSADDPNIFNTHILESKPSAEKEFMHFIPDSEEPVKPLQQARPTVIRWAGGGKEVYIAGSFNNWATKIPLNKSHNDFVAILDLPEGEHQYKFFVDGQWVYDTSEPVVTSQMGTINNLIQVKKSDFEVFDALNVDSLECSDSSDLSSSPPGPYGQEVYSFRPEERFKSPPILPPHLLQVILNKDTNISCDPALLPEPNHVMLNHLYALSIKDGVMVLSATHRYKKKYVTSLLYKPI